One window of Trichoderma breve strain T069 chromosome 3, whole genome shotgun sequence genomic DNA carries:
- a CDS encoding proline dehydrogenase domain-containing protein — translation MEKKIVTVVGATGIQGGSVIDVLLKDDKYHIRAVTRNCESQSAKGLAAKGVEVVQATTNDVSSLTAAFQGSSIIFGVTDFFGLFVKEGPLKATEIESSQALNLAKAAAATPTLEHYIWSTLPDAKTQSSGKFLVPHFESKNVADRYIQSQPELFTKTTFVIIGYYAANFYWQTHTPIFIPSAGKHVQLNGYPADTPLRPIGDAKNNIGIFIKAIIDQPDKTLPGKHVLAHTENITCGEMLQLWGEAQGKTAEYIELRPEEFNKVWPGWAEEIGIMMQFFWLTGAGSAVTTALSHGKPLPTQMESALVDLCDEAIRRHVNIFLDAEQQHVQPGIDKVALDLMRRYNRGDVAVVFNTYQAYLKSTSVTLLDHLHCAKQEDFMIGIKLVRGAYMSTEPRHLIHNTKAETDASYDLIAESLIQGQSTAWKQDESFTSPRLQLFLATHNRASTLKAQELQQSRTNAGLPRIQVQYGQLLGMADEVSFTLLQRNKQDIHSQGSVSEVYKCLTWGTIGDCIFYLLRRANENKDAVSRTLAEYQALRREVVRRVKSVFSF, via the exons ATGGAGAAAAAGATTGTCACTGTTGTTGGCGCCACAGGCATTCAAGGTGGTTCTGTTATTGATGTTCTTCTCAAAGACGATAAATATCATATTCGCGCTGTCACACGAAACTGCGAAAGCCAGTCGGCAAAAGGTCTTGCTGCTAAAGGCGTTGAAGTAGTTCAAGCAACCACCAATGATGTTTCATCCCTGACGGCAGCTTTCCAGGGCTCATCGATCATATTTGGTGTGACGGATTTCTTTGGCTTATTTGTAAAAGAAGGCCCTTTGAAAGCTACGGAAATTGAGTCTTCTCAAGCTCTCAATTTGGCAAAAGCCGCTGCAGCAACGCCAACACTTGAGCACTACATATGGTCAACTCTACCTGATGCTAAAACCCAGAGCTCAGGGAAATTTTTGGTCCCTCATTTCGAGAGCAAGAACGTCGCCGACCGGTATATACAATCACAGCCGGAATTGTTCACCAAAACTACGTTTGTCATTATAGGCTACTACGCCGCAAACTTCTACTGGCAAACACACACCCCAATCTTTATTCCATCGGCAGGTAAACACGTCCAGCTCAATGGATACCCAGCCGATACGCCTCTCCGGCCTATAGGCGATGCTAAGAATAATATAGGAATATTTATCAAGGCTATTATCGATCAACCCGACAAAACACTACCCGGGAAGCATGTGCTAGCCCACACGGAAAACATAACATGTGGGGAAATGCTGCAATTATGGGGGGAAGCTCAAGGAAAGACAGCCGAGTACATTGAGCTTCGACCAGAAGAATTTAACAAAGTATGGCCAGGTTGGGCCGAGGAGATAGGAATCATGATGCAGTTCTTTTG GTTGACCGGGGCCGGTTCGGCGGTGACAACGGCGCTTTCTCATGGTAAACCTCTTCCGACCCAGATGGAGAGCGCATTGGTAGATCTCTGCGACGAAGCTATTCGCCGACATGTAAACATTTTCTTAGATGCAGAGCAGCAACATGTTCAGCCGGGCATTGATAAAGTCGCCCTCGATCTGATGCGCCGCTACAATCGGGGTGACGTGGCAGTGGTATTCAACACCTATCAAGCTTATCTGAAGTCGACATCGGTGACCCTTCTTGATCACTTGCACTGCGCGAAACAGGAAGACTTTATGATTGGCATAAAGCTGGTTCGTGGTGCATATATGAGCACagagcctcgtcatcttATTCACAATACCAAGGCAGAGACAGATGCTTCGTACGATCTCATTGCAGAAAGCCTCATCCAAGGTCAATCGACCGCCTGGAAGCAAGATGAATCTTTCACTTCTCCGAGACTACAGCTGTTTTTGGCAACTCATAATCGCGCTAGCACTCTGAAGGCTCAGGAGCTGCAACAGTCTCGCACAAACGCCGGACTGCCGCGCATTCAGGTGCAATACGGCCAGCTACTGGGGATGGCAGATGAAGTAAGCTTTACACTTCTTCAGCGAAACAAACAGGATATTCACAGCCAAGGGTCCGTAAGTGAGGTATACAAATGCCTTACTTGGGGGACAATTGGCGACTGTATTTTTTATCTTCTACGGCGTGCCAACGAGAACAAAGATGCTGTGTCCAGAACATTGGCCGAATACCAAGCCCTGAGGAGAGAGGTGGTTAGAAGAGTCAAGAGCGTGTTCTCATTTTAA
- a CDS encoding major facilitator superfamily domain-containing protein, which translates to MLIVGYDVSNVANVQTSVYEAFGHVELLPWITAIYPLKIVFFISEFLMLIGSILAGAATNINMVIIGRVITGFGSAGAIMAGSIFVLLLTTPTEYARYMGLLGVCWAVGLVLGPIVGGAFAQNSHATWRWAMYINIPFIGFILTIAVISLPSLSADHSSAPSSKLTKIDWIGAISHFAFVILSSMVLIFSGSTWDWGFGGTIAVWVITGVLFIFYTVQQLKPLFTTREHQIFPVALFFENRNFLLIFISTFAAGGSYGLSPISAAVRLLPYIGSFILSTVAAAILGAMMLAGAGGLSTLKPNTPDGRILGLDTLVGVSVGLIWQTGNAVMSRLVSDAPGLDKSNPVEVERNEARKASLRQDTAMIHLVSQLFGVSVALSCAGCVFQNLGYNKLHNSISSLGNFSDKDIRDALAGVDSSIFRAGQDPRVIGLAIEGITTTIGKIEWIAFAGGAITLIAGLCMKWEKLDFEVQSSDSIEEMKVNNVV; encoded by the exons ATGTTGATTGTTG GTTACGATGTTAgcaatgttgccaatgttcAAACTTCTGTCTATGAAGCGTTTGGTCATGTTGAGCTCCTTCCATGG ATCACCGCCATCTATCCGCTCAAAATCGTATTCTTTATCTCAGAGTTCCTGATGCTCATTGGATCAATCTTGGCTGGTGCTGCCACCAACATCAATATGGTGATTATCGGCCGCGTGATTACTGGATTTGGATCAGCAGGAGCTATCATGGC AGGCAGCATATTTGTTTTACTTCTCACAACACCGACAGAATACGCTCGATATATGGGGCTCTTGGGAGTGTGCTGGGCAGTAGGGCTTGTGCTGGGACCAATTGTTGGAGGTGCTTTTGCCCAAAATAGCCACGCCACTTGGCGTTGG GCCATGTATATCAATATTCCCTTCATAGGCTTTATTCTTACGATCGCCGTTATTAGCCTTCCCAGTTTATCCGCAGACCACAGCTCAGCGCCATCATCAAAATTAACCAAGATTGACTGGATAGGGGCCATTTCACACTTTGCCTTTGTTATCCTCTCCAGTATGGTCCTCATATTTAGTGGCTCAACGTGGGACTGGGGATTCGGAGGGACGATTGCAGTCTGGGTTATTACAGGCgttcttttcatcttttacACAGTGCAGCAACTTAAGCCCCTCTTCACCACCCGCGAACATCAGATTTTCCCCGTCGCCTTATTTTTCGAGAACAGAAATTTCCTTCTCATATTTATATCGACCTTTGCTGCAGGCGGCTCCTACG GCTTAAGCCCAATTTCAGCGGCGGTACGATTGTTGCCATACATTGGCAGTTTTATCTTATCAACAGTCGCTGCTGCTATTCT TGGCGCCATGATGCTGGCGGGTGCGGGTGGATTATCAACTCTTAAGCCGAATACTCCTGATGGCAGAATATTAGGCCTTGATACGCTTGTCGGAGTAAGCGTTGGCCTCATCTGGCAAACAGGGAATGCGGTAATGTCACGTCTGGTCTCCGACGCTCCCGGGCTTGACAAAAGTAACCCAGTCGAGGTGGAAAGGAATGAGGCGCGCAAAGCATCACTACGCCAAGATACTGCCATGATACATCTTGTTTCACAGCTCTTTGGAGTCTCAGTTGCTCTTTCGTGCGCCGGCTGTGTTTTTCAGAATCTTGGATACAACAAGTTGCACAACTCTATCAGCAGCCTTGGTAATTTCTCCGACAAAGACATCCGCGACGCGCTTGCCGGCGTCGATTCTAGCATCTTCCGCGCTGGACAAGATCCTCGTGTTATCGGCCTTGCCATTGAAGGTATAACGACGACCATTGGGAAGATCGAATGGATTGCATTTGCAGGGGGCGCTATCACTTTAATCGCAGGCCTTTGTATGAAATGGGAAAAACTTGACTTTGAAGTTCAGTCCTCGGATAGcatcgaggagatgaaggtcAATAATGTTGTATGA
- a CDS encoding zinc carboxypeptidase domain-containing protein, with amino-acid sequence MKFLTTLALLAPLVASRSVNVEESLGPRTEKVSYNGYHVYSIRAADKSEAEFIEKRFATYHTEVTSRGFEVAIPPNEVRSFKELGLNARLLSDDLGEQIRRENKAPVYKRWLHKAGHLPDLSWYQTYHSYEDHLQYWDDLAAAFPKNSKKYELGLSYENRTIYAFHLFGDKGEKGNKPIILWHGTVHAREWISTAVIEYWAWQLINGYKTKNKEITKFLDYYDFWLVPFHNPDGFSYTQTTDRMWRKNRLPRSNTTCIGTDLNRNWSFEWGGEPGTGAASTNPCSDTFQGLNPGDTPENIAVSSLSNKLGKSRKGIRSYIDLHSYGQKILTPPGWTCNTSQYPATLPRMLEVAEGFANAVQAFDSRNETYQYGTGCDIEYYSAGNGRDHHYGAYGADHSWTLELDPVTSGQGGFVLPPENIWPVVQEQWAGELWLLNNVWKN; translated from the exons ATGAAGTTCCTGACGACTTTGGCCCTTCTGGCGCCATTGGTGGCATCGCGCTCTGTCAATGTAGAAGAATCACTTGGCCCGCGTACGGAAAAAGTCAGCTACAATGGGTATCACGTCTACAGTATAAGAGCGGCGGACAAGAGCGAGGCTGAGTTCATTGAGAAACGATTCGCCACCTATCACACAGAAGTTACGAGCCGTGGATTCGAAGTCGCCATTCCTCCCAATGAAGTCCGCAGCTTCAAAGAATTGGGCCTCAATGCACGCCTGCTAAGCGACGATCTTGGGGAACAGATTCGACGTGAGAATAAGGCTCCCGTCTACAAGCGCTGGCTACACAAGGCCGGCCACCTACCCGACCTGTCCTGGTATCAAACATACCACTCATACGAGGATCATCTCCAGTACTGGGATGACTTGGCTGCAGCTTTCCCCAAGAACTCTAAGAAATATGAGCTTGGGCTATCGTATGAAAACCGCACCATATACGCTTTTCACCTATTTGGCGACAAGGGTGAGAAAGGCAACAAGCCCATCATTTTGTGGCATGGTACCGTCCATGCTAGGGAGTGGATTTCTACAGCA GTGATTGAATACTGGGCGTGGCAGCTGATCAACGGATACAAgaccaagaacaaggagattACGAAATTCCTAGACTACTATGACTTTTGGCTTGTTCCATTCCACAACCCCGACG GCTTCTCTTACACGCAGACAACTGATCGAATGTGGCGTAAGAACCGACTGCCTCGCAGTAACACCACTTGCATAGGCACAGACCTTAACCGCAACTGGAGCTTTGAGTGGGGTGGTGAACCAGGCACTGGAGCTGCGTCCACCAATCCATGCTCTGATACTTTCCAAGGCCTAAACCCAGGTGACACTCCAGAGAACATCGCCGTATCGAGTCTTTCAAACAAGCTTGGAAAATCGCGGAAGGGAATTCGCTCCTACATCGATCTCCACAGCTACGGCCAGAAGATCCTGACACCTCCTGGTTGGACTTGCAATACCTCTCAGTATCCCGCCACCCTCCCTCGCATGCTCGAAGTTGCTGAAGGCTTTGCAAATGCTGTGCAAGCATTTGACAGCCGAAACGAGACTTACCAGTATGGTACGGGTTGCGATATTGAGTACTATTCCGCCGGCAATGGTCGCGACCACCATTATGGTGCTTATGGTGCAGACCACTCTTGGACCCTCGAATTAGATCCAGTGACCAGTGGTCAGGgtggttttgttttgcctCCTGAAAACATCTGGCCCGTTGTCCAGGAGCAATGGGCCGGAGAGCTGTGGTTGCTCAATAATGTGTGGAAAAATTAA
- a CDS encoding short chain dehydrogenase domain-containing protein, giving the protein MSDQEDTSRETNAPQIAAYVKPRHDTYPFIDPTSANLAGKSVFITGASKGIGKAAALAFATAGCSKIAIAARSPLDDVEKAIREAAAKENHPEPLILSLTVDTFSGSLDILICNAGYLEDWRKLAESQADDWWKSWEVNMKGTYLCHRYFIPLVLESQTKTIINCSSIGGHLILPGASGYQTAKFAMARFTEFADKEYHQQGLIAINLHPGGVATELGQRMPKYLHQVLIDPPELAAHTVCWDMQELEQKKDEILQKNALKVRIVL; this is encoded by the exons ATGAGTGATCAAGAAGATACTTCTCGCGAGACCAACGCGCCTCAAATAGCAGCATATGTCAAACCTCGCCATGATACATATCCTTTCATAGATCCTACCAGTGCCAATTTAGCTGGTAAATCTGTGTTCATCACGGGTGCCTCCAAAGGTATTGGTAAGGCCGCTGCCCTGGCCTTTGCGACGGCTGGCTGTTCCAAAATTGCAATTGCTGCACGATCTCCCCTAGACGATGTCGAAAAGGCCAtcagagaagctgcagccaaAGAAAATCACCCTGAGCCTCTGATTCTAAGCCTAACTGTGGAT ACGTTTTCCGGAAGCCTCGACATCTTGATTTGCAATGCTGGCTACCTGGAAGATTGGCGAAAATTAGCTGAGTCTCAAGCTGATGATTGGTGGAAGTCGTGGGAAGTCAATATGAAGGGCACATACCTCTGTCACCGGTACTTTATACCGCTGGTGCTCGAGTCGCAAACGAAGACAATCATCAACTGCAGCAGTATAGGAGGCCATCTCATTTTGCCAGGTGCCTCGGGTTACCAGACCGCGAAATTTGCAATGGCTCGTTTTACCGAGTTTGCTGATAAAGAGTATCATCAGCAAGGTCTGATTGCGATCAATCTGCATCCTGGCGGCGTTGCTACAGAATTGGGTCAGCGTATGCCAAAATATTTGCACCAAGTTTTAATTGATCCGCCGGAGTTGGCTGCTCATAC TGTGTGCTGGGACATGCAGGAACTTGAGCAGAAAAAGGACGAGATATTGCAGAAGAATGCGCTGAAGGTTCGAATAGTCCTTTGA
- a CDS encoding pyridine nucleotide-disulfide oxidoreductase domain-containing protein, translating into MSTHYDAIIIGSGQGGTPLSMAFSQAKYKTALIESSHIGGCCINEGCTPTKTLIASGRVAYLTRRGPQYGVYANAGADAASNDVQVNMEVVRKRKRDIVDSFRSGSERRLREAGVELIMGTASFKDERTLQVRGLDGPEKSLTADRIFVCSGERPAIPKIDGFDAASFPPDAILDSSSIQELGVVPSHLVVIGGGYIGLEFGQLFRRLGAAVTIIQRGNQLLPREDAEVAEIMHKVLEEDGIRILLKAAPTAIRPHTSSQDPATKVSVSVSVSGQNGQSELQASHVLFAAGRMPNTENLNLGAAGIESTARGHIVTDTQLRTTNSRVWALGDVKGGPAFTHISYDDFRLLRTNLLEEGNITTADRLVPYVVYTDPQLGHVGLHEHEAREKFPDRKIQVASMPMSYVARALETDESRGLMKAVVDAESKQILGFTCLGIEGGEIMSLVEMAMIGGVKWTALSNAIWAHPSLAESLNNIWSFLK; encoded by the coding sequence ATGTCTACTCATTACGATGCCATAATTATTGGCTCAGGCCAAGGCGGCACGCCACTCAGTATGGCTTTCTCACAAGCAAAATATAAAACTGCCTTGATAGAGAGCTCCCATATCGGCGGTTGCTGCATTAACGAAGGATGTACCCCGACCAAAACTTTGATTGCATCTGGAAGAGTCGCGTATCTTACACGTCGCGGCCCTCAATATGGCGTATATGCGAATGCAGGCGCCGATGCTGCTAGTAATGATGTTCAAGTAAATATGGAGGTTGTAAGGAAGCGGAAGCGGGACATCGTCGACAGTTTTCGCTCCGGAAGTGAGCGAAGGCTGCGGGAAGCCGGAGTGGAGCTCATCATGGGCACAGCAAGTTTTAAAGATGAGCGTACACTCCAGGTACGCGGCCTGGATGGCCCCGAGAAGAGCCTCACTGCTGATCGCATCTTCGTCTGCAGTGGAGAACGCCCAGCTATACCCAAGATTGACGGCTTTGATGCGGCTTCTTTCCCACCAGATGCCATACTTGACTCAAGCTCTATCCAAGAGCTAGGGGTGGTACCATCACATCTCGTGGTCATTGGTGGAGGTTATATTGGACTCGAATTTGGACAACTCTTTCGCCGATTGGGTGCTGCTGTCACGATTATTCAGCGAGGTAATCAACTGCTTCCACGTGAAGATGCTGAGGTTGCAGAAATAATGCACAAGGTgctagaagaagatggtaTCCGCATTCTTCTCAAGGCGGCCCCTACAGCTATCCGCCCTCATACCAGCAGTCAAGATCCGGCCACCAAAGTCTCAGTATCTGTCTCTGTGTCTGGTCAAAATGGTCAATCTGAACTACAGGCGTCCCATGTTCTCTTCGCTGCTGGTCGCATGCCCAATACTGAGAATCTGAACCTGGGCGCGGCTGGTATTGAGTCGACTGCTCGCGGGCATATCGTCACGGACACGCAGTTACGCACAACCAATAGCCGGGTATGGGCTCTTGGCGATGTTAAAGGAGGGCCAGCTTTTACACACATATCGTATGACGACTTCCGTTTGCTACGAACCAACTTGCTTGAGGAGGGAAACATCACTACAGCCGACCGTCTTGTACCTTACGTCGTCTATACCGATCCACAGCTTGGACACGTTGGCCTACACGAGCATGAGGCCCGCGAAAAGTTTCCTGATCGTAAAATCCAAGTCGCCAGCATGCCAATGTCATATGTTGCACGTGCGCTGGAGACAGACGAATCGAGAGGGTTAATGAAAGCCGTGGTTGATGCTGAGTCCAAGCAAATCCTTGGATTCACTTGCTTGGGGATCGAGGGTGGTGAGATAATGAGTTTGGTAGAAATGGCGATGATTGGAGGTGTCAAATGGACAGCGTTGAGCAATGCAATATGGGCACACCCCTCGCTGGCAGAAAGCTTGAATAATATTTGGAGCTTTTTAAAATAG
- a CDS encoding metal binding domain of ada domain-containing protein produces the protein MDYEHQSISLATWLPDYENDDSRWQAVKARDIRADGCFVSAVRATKVYCRPVCKSRLPLRRNVLFYRTGQQAQSAGYRACKRCKPQLDGLMPEEKSVQKIREFLREWESAVISDESLCQLSLGQMAKQANMSKWYFHRLFKKCVGMTPVQYLRSRRNIMQLQNQDLSFLDQLLPCVIDWPQLTDTFADNGDVTLEKLLKVTEDNRFVDGCFFSPELAAMI, from the coding sequence ATGGACTACGAACATCAATCCATCTCACTGGCGACTTGGTTGCCCGACTACGAAAACGACGATTCTCGCTGGCAGGCCGTGAAAGCCCGCGATATTCGTGCGGACGGCTGCTTTGTCTCGGCCGTGAGAGCAACAAAGGTCTATTGTCGACCAGTTTGCAAATCGAGACTGCCTCTTCGCCGCAATGTTTTATTTTACAGAACTGGTCAACAAGCGCAGTCTGCAGGTTACCGTGCCTGCAAACGGTGTAAACCTCAGCTAGATGGGCTCATGCCGGAAGAAAAGTCTGTGCAGAAAATTCGAGAGTTCTTGCGGGAGTGGGAAAGTGCCGTGATCAGCGACGAAAGTCTTTGCCAGCTGAGCTTGGGCCAAATGGCGAAACAGGCCAATATGTCGAAATGGTATTTTCATCGACTATTCAAGAAGTGCGTCGGCATGACGCCCGTGCAGTACCTCAGAAGCCGGCGGAACATCATGCAGCTCCAAAATCAGGACCTGAGCTTCCTTGATCAACTTCTCCCGTGTGTCATCGATTGGCCCCAGCTTACGGATACGTTTGCGGATAACGGAGATGTTACTTTGGAAAAGCTTTTGAAAGTCACGGAGGACAATCGATTCGTTGacggctgcttcttctcgcctGAGTTGGCGGCGATGATATGA
- a CDS encoding fungal specific transcription factor domain-containing protein codes for MDHQTKKRCWNCRSGKKSCDRQVPSCGNCLRRGITCEGYGMLLSWPKGSDNRRSIVCIPEIELPIHKRPLYYIDLGHRDLELSFELRNSRWSDLCQNHFAHEVGLPHFPEAPSSDIADPPTGGTPQGCDEMGVIQVTFGENVDDIQQLFREMIANSSASATTALRHALLALCFQYLAITPNAIYHQNRSIKGLQSAMEKSLPWDHEEAFPMVAVSMLLSLYEMENGESSLRWAIFFSGTKRILDTIYNPEETYEGNAAIIMDWILYCSTMYKFSVLHWLRIDELQTWLERQKKVISKPLHSARRQFILPSWGCSLELLDILHDIFNDVHDRDTEQYNSPEHTARLNTLEWRLRCLSQREEHDAPSANAPSYNRRAAEFYRLNALLYLERVARGSPRDAQKVVELVTKAYTLLDSMETFDRPWPLFVLALEASTEDERRTVLQVIESVLERLPLRKWVMLRRMVQQAWGQSDLADFQSLDALVLYRSVMNVHRVPPSFI; via the exons ATGGATCaccaaacaaaaaaaaggtgcTGGAATTGCCGCT CTGGTAAGAAGTCATGCGACAGACAGGTTCCATCCTGTGGGAACTGCCTGAGACGGGGTATAACGTGTGAGGGATACGGAATGCTTCTATCGTGGCCAAAGGGATCTGACAATCGGAGATCCATTGTCTGCATCCCCGAAATCGAACTGCCCATACATAAAAGGCCCCTGTATTATATTGACTTGGGTCATAGAGATTTGGAGCTATCATTTGAACTCCGCAATTCCAGATGGAGCG ACCTTTGCCAAAATCACTTCGCCCACGAAGTAGGTCTACCGCATTTCCCAGAAGCGCCTTCATCCGACATTGCAGATCCACCCACTGGTGGAACACCGCAAG GATGTGATGAAATGGGAGTCATTCAAGTTACTTTTGGCGAGAATGTAGATGACATCCAGCAGCTATTTAGGGAGATGATTGCAAACAGCTCGGCGTCGGCTACCACAGCTCTTCGCCACGCGCTGCTAGCATTATGCTTTCAATACCTAGCCATTACTCCAAATGCTATTTATCATCAAAATCGGTCGATAAAAGGCTTACAGAGTGCTATGGAGAAATCATTGCCGTGGGATCACGAAGAAGCTTTCCCAATGGTAGCAGTTAGTATGCTACTCAGTTTGTACGAG ATGGAAAACGGCGAGTCCTCACTTCGCTGGGCTATATTTTTTAGCGGTACTAAGAGGATCCTTGATACCATCTACAATCCGGAAGAGACTTACGAAGGCAATGCAGCAATTATCATGGACTGGATCTTGTATTGCTCCACCATGTATAAATTCAGTGTTCTTCATTGGCTTCGAATAGATGAACTGCAAACGTGGCTggagagacagaagaaagTAATATCAAAGCCTCTCCACTCGGCTCGCCGCCAATTT ATCTTGCCCTCTTGGGGATGCTCTCTAGAACTATTGGATATTCTACACGACATTTTCAACGACGTCCACGATCGAGATACCGAACAGTACAATTCTCCAGAGCACACTGCGAGATTAAATACGCTTGAATGGCGACTACGATGCCTGAGCCAACGTGAAGAGCACGATGCGCCAAGCGCGAATGCACCTTCGTACAACCGTCGAGCGGCAGAGTTCTACCGACTGAATGCGCTACTCTATCTCGAGCGAGTTGCCCGCGGCAGTCCCCGAGACGCCCAAAAAGTCGTCGAGCTTGTGACAAAAGCGTATACACTACTGGATAGCATGGAGACTTTCGATCGTCCTTGGCcgctctttgtcttggcCCTCGAAGCATCAACGGAAGACGAACGACGGACAGTATTACAGGTAATAGAGTCAGTGTTAGAGCGCCTACCCTTACGAAAATGGGTGATGCTACGAAGAATGGTACAACAGGCTTGGGGCCAGAGCGATTTGGCCGACTTTCAGAGTTTAGATGCGCTGGTTTTATATAGATCAGTGATGAATGTGCATCGTGTGCCACCTTCTTTTATCTAA